In the Blastocatellia bacterium genome, one interval contains:
- a CDS encoding prepilin-type N-terminal cleavage/methylation domain-containing protein, whose translation MLKASSQKGFSLLEILLVVVLLGILTAIAVPNLITARKAAHEGRAIAHLKTLNNVQALYYQSHDKFAIIDNLYKSDLLAPGQFIRNVNNSNGATEIISDGFYDYSFRYTADAMAYTLDADPKTNLRSSYRYFRYRASRATTGGAGGVGELILFALPRPDSPPTSAYKIFNP comes from the coding sequence ATGTTAAAAGCCTCATCTCAAAAAGGATTCTCTCTACTTGAAATACTTTTAGTCGTAGTTCTTTTAGGCATTCTTACAGCTATTGCTGTTCCTAATTTAATTACTGCACGAAAAGCAGCACATGAAGGAAGGGCAATTGCTCATCTTAAAACTCTAAATAATGTTCAAGCTTTGTATTATCAAAGTCATGATAAATTTGCAATTATAGATAATCTTTATAAAAGTGATTTACTGGCCCCAGGACAATTTATAAGAAATGTTAATAATAGTAATGGTGCAACAGAAATAATATCTGATGGTTTTTATGACTATAGTTTCCGCTATACGGCTGATGCTATGGCTTATACATTAGATGCTGATCCTAAAACAAATCTACGTAGTAGTTATAGATATTTTAGATACCGTGCTAGTCGTGCTACTACAGGTGGTGCAGGTGGTGTAGGAGAACTTATTTTATTTGCTTTACCAAGACCTGATTCGCCACCAACTTCAGCTTATAAAATTTTTAATCCATAA
- a CDS encoding DUF1669 domain-containing protein, with protein sequence MTRFIVIFFALIFITSAQAQISKSNKPTSSTSSTTTNKPIEVDFGQKATNVNTIVFYNLIRFFDSAKTSLYGSAHEIDMIAVAEKLIERAEAGVDVQVVVESRWLTLPKNSASVNLLKNSKVKLIPDTKKSGLMHNKFFIADGKRVWTGSTNLTEHCLLFNYNNGVWVEDAKVAQNFLTEFYEQREGKFGKKGSGKPNTPYPSLTIGSARVFTYFSPEDTPIPQIVSLITRAKKSVDIMCFVFSSQEISESLIAAHKRGVKIRVLFDNSFSSPGSTARWRYVPFKTLGEAGITVKYDDEAAKIHHKLVIVDSIEVLTGSFNLSNNAAKSNDENLLIIASAEIGDIYQKEFDRLWDFFNGDPGEEVVPDEEDLENGADPAPTKTDDDDDDNKENKPETKENKPNLE encoded by the coding sequence ATGACTAGATTTATAGTAATTTTTTTTGCACTAATTTTTATTACTTCTGCCCAAGCTCAAATTTCTAAATCCAATAAACCTACTTCTAGCACTAGTTCAACAACAACTAATAAGCCTATTGAAGTTGATTTTGGGCAAAAAGCCACAAATGTTAATACTATCGTTTTTTATAATTTAATTCGTTTTTTTGATTCTGCAAAAACTTCTCTTTATGGTTCTGCTCATGAAATAGATATGATTGCTGTAGCAGAAAAGCTTATTGAACGTGCAGAAGCCGGTGTTGATGTCCAAGTAGTTGTTGAGTCCAGATGGCTAACTTTACCTAAAAATAGTGCTTCTGTAAATTTATTAAAAAATAGTAAAGTAAAGCTTATACCTGATACTAAAAAATCTGGCCTTATGCACAATAAATTTTTTATTGCTGATGGAAAAAGAGTTTGGACAGGCTCAACAAATTTAACAGAACATTGTTTGCTATTTAATTACAACAATGGTGTTTGGGTAGAAGATGCAAAAGTAGCTCAAAATTTCCTTACAGAATTTTATGAACAACGTGAAGGAAAATTTGGCAAAAAAGGTTCAGGTAAACCAAATACTCCTTACCCTTCACTTACAATAGGCTCTGCACGTGTATTTACTTATTTTAGCCCTGAAGATACTCCAATACCTCAAATAGTTTCGTTAATTACCCGTGCTAAAAAAAGTGTAGATATAATGTGTTTTGTTTTTTCTTCTCAAGAAATTTCTGAATCTCTGATTGCAGCACATAAACGAGGAGTTAAAATTAGGGTGCTTTTTGATAATAGCTTTAGCTCTCCTGGCTCTACGGCTCGCTGGCGTTATGTTCCATTTAAGACATTGGGCGAAGCTGGAATAACGGTCAAATATGATGATGAAGCAGCCAAAATACACCACAAATTAGTTATTGTTGATAGTATAGAAGTTCTAACAGGTAGTTTTAATTTATCTAACAATGCAGCTAAATCAAATGATGAGAATTTGTTAATAATTGCTTCTGCTGAAATAGGAGATATTTATCAAAAAGAGTTTGATCGTCTTTGGGATTTTTTTAATGGCGATCCTGGAGAAGAAGTAGTTCCAGATGAAGAAGACCTTGAAAATGGTGCAGACCCAGCACCTACAAAAACAGATGACGACGATGACGACAATAAAGAGAACAAACCAGAAACCAAAGAAAATAAGCCAAATCTGGAGTAA
- a CDS encoding thermonuclease family protein — MLRKITRFLITFLLIFSTTFTTFEINLFAQETSKKTIQQGFQAEVIKVVDGDTIKIRRNGAHKQETIRLIGIEAPEVSSREQTGQEPFGVMAQQHLSVAITRRIIRIEQDVQKEAETGEILGYVWLDDKLMNEEMLKSGLAVLATTPPNVKYVERFQTAQTTAREQKKAIWNPDAPLTQSPSEFRSNKREATAAQSEKESELEIPDYIAGCIVGNRKTKKFHVPEGRYYNQAKDSKNRVFFKTAADAEKSGYTKSAR; from the coding sequence ATGTTAAGAAAAATAACAAGATTTTTAATCACTTTTTTATTAATTTTTTCAACTACTTTTACTACATTTGAAATAAATCTTTTTGCTCAAGAAACTTCTAAAAAGACAATTCAGCAGGGCTTCCAAGCAGAAGTTATTAAAGTTGTTGATGGAGATACAATTAAAATACGACGTAACGGCGCACATAAACAAGAAACTATTAGACTTATAGGTATTGAGGCACCAGAAGTTTCATCACGTGAGCAAACAGGACAAGAACCATTTGGAGTTATGGCACAACAACATTTGTCAGTTGCTATAACTCGTAGAATTATAAGAATTGAACAAGACGTTCAAAAAGAGGCTGAAACAGGGGAAATTCTTGGTTATGTTTGGCTTGATGATAAGTTGATGAATGAAGAGATGTTAAAGTCTGGTTTAGCAGTTTTAGCAACAACTCCGCCAAATGTAAAATATGTTGAGCGATTTCAAACTGCCCAAACAACTGCCCGTGAGCAAAAGAAAGCTATCTGGAATCCAGACGCACCACTAACACAAAGCCCAAGCGAGTTTCGCAGTAATAAGCGAGAAGCAACCGCCGCACAAAGTGAAAAAGAATCTGAACTAGAAATTCCTGACTATATAGCAGGTTGTATTGTTGGTAATCGCAAAACTAAAAAATTCCACGTTCCCGAAGGTCGCTATTACAATCAAGCTAAAGATTCAAAAAACAGAGTATTTTTTAAAACCGCTGCTGATGCTGAAAAATCAGGCTATACAAAGTCGGCTCGCTAA